Proteins found in one Borrelia sp. A-FGy1 genomic segment:
- a CDS encoding immunogenic protein P37: MNLMIKVLLISSLFSSFTSCKLYKDIDKSQQDLANNKSLLEEDNKRNTRKARSISYREINNQEQNNQNISNKKEAKDSEKGNNSNIQKDGILNTTHSVTSYDSEKHTSRQTQQVNNESREAKQARNIIQETSAYLEEVEKITASLETTRSELDKIKSTLDDARSYFNNARSRSSKANPTNPTLLPNLDQAISKVNSNYASANSNYSDAVGALANSKNDFEYAQRKANDALQEALNNSNAVGYQYAGYHYYMADAKDTMIKAKVSLETTKNKQKCLNSNIEQANAELEELNKAYEAALQATES, translated from the coding sequence ATGAATTTAATGATTAAAGTGTTATTGATATCCAGTTTATTTTCTAGTTTTACCTCTTGCAAGTTATATAAAGATATAGATAAATCTCAACAGGATTTAGCTAATAATAAATCTCTTCTAGAAGAAGACAACAAAAGAAATACTCGTAAAGCTAGAAGTATTAGTTATAGAGAAATAAATAATCAAGAACAAAATAATCAAAATATAAGTAACAAAAAAGAAGCAAAAGATAGTGAAAAAGGCAATAATTCAAATATACAAAAAGATGGTATTCTAAACACAACTCATTCCGTTACTAGTTATGATAGTGAAAAACATACTAGTAGACAAACTCAACAAGTTAATAATGAATCCAGGGAAGCTAAGCAAGCTAGAAACATTATACAAGAAACTTCTGCATATTTAGAAGAAGTTGAAAAAATAACTGCAAGTTTAGAAACAACAAGATCAGAACTTGATAAGATAAAAAGTACACTTGATGATGCTCGTTCTTATTTCAATAATGCTAGATCTAGATCTAGTAAAGCTAATCCAACCAACCCAACCTTATTGCCTAACCTTGATCAAGCAATCAGCAAAGTTAATAGCAACTATGCTTCTGCTAACTCTAATTATTCAGATGCAGTTGGTGCTTTAGCAAATTCCAAAAACGATTTTGAGTATGCACAAAGAAAAGCAAACGATGCTTTACAAGAAGCCTTAAATAATAGCAATGCTGTAGGCTACCAATATGCTGGCTACCACTATTATATGGCTGATGCTAAAGATACAATGATAAAGGCGAAAGTTAGCCTTGAGACTACTAAGAATAAACAAAAATGTCTTAATTCCAATATAGAGCAGGCAAATGCAGAACTTGAAGAGCTAAATAAAGCATATGAAGCTGCTTTGCAAGCTACAGAATCTTAG